The proteins below come from a single Acuticoccus sediminis genomic window:
- the lptB gene encoding LPS export ABC transporter ATP-binding protein produces the protein MDQSAIPRPGSGRASRQPNAGNGAAPQAEPNDGATQGLVVTGLAKTYGRRTVVRDVSLHLSQGETVGLLGPNGAGKTTVFYMITGLIKPDKGAITLNGFPITHLPMYRRARLGIGYLPQEASIFRGLTVAQNVLAILELTEPNKRRRRETLDELLEEFGLTRLAGSPATALSGGERRRVEIARALASKPDFMLLDEPFAGVDPIAVADIQTLVRHLTQRGIGVLITDHNVRETLGLIDRATIIANGEVLTEGTPQEIVENRDVRRLYLGEQFRL, from the coding sequence ATGGATCAATCTGCCATCCCTCGGCCCGGCTCCGGGCGCGCGTCGCGCCAACCTAACGCGGGCAACGGCGCGGCACCACAGGCCGAGCCGAACGATGGTGCAACGCAGGGGCTGGTCGTTACCGGACTGGCCAAGACCTACGGGCGCCGGACCGTCGTCCGCGACGTCTCGCTGCACCTGTCGCAGGGCGAAACGGTGGGCCTCCTCGGCCCCAACGGCGCCGGCAAGACGACGGTGTTCTACATGATCACCGGCCTCATCAAGCCCGACAAGGGCGCCATCACGCTCAACGGCTTCCCCATCACGCACCTGCCGATGTACCGCCGCGCACGGCTCGGTATCGGCTACCTGCCGCAGGAAGCTTCCATCTTCCGCGGGCTGACCGTGGCGCAGAACGTGCTGGCGATCCTGGAGCTGACGGAGCCCAACAAACGGCGCCGGCGCGAGACCCTGGACGAGCTCCTCGAGGAATTTGGTCTCACGAGACTGGCCGGCTCCCCCGCGACGGCCCTCTCCGGCGGCGAGCGTCGCCGCGTCGAAATCGCGCGGGCGCTCGCATCGAAACCGGACTTCATGCTCCTCGACGAGCCGTTCGCCGGTGTCGATCCGATCGCCGTCGCAGATATTCAGACGCTGGTTCGCCACCTCACGCAGCGAGGCATAGGTGTCCTTATAACGGACCATAACGTTCGGGAAACGTTGGGACTTATCGACCGGGCGACAATTATCGCCAACGGCGAGGTCCTGACGGAAGGCACGCCTCAGGAAATCGTCGAAAACCGCGATGTGCGGAGGTTATACCTTGGTGAGCAATTCCGGCTTTGA
- a CDS encoding septation protein A, which yields MATHQKGSVLKLILELGPLVTFFAVNAKANDWGLDAFAPFQGLKPETVPIMAATAAFMLATVVALSVSMVAYRRIPVMPLVSGVIVIVFGGLTLYLQNDTFIKMKPTIVNLVFATTLLVGLYLFKRPLLAIVFDSVFQIDNEGWWKLTLRWGLFFLVLAALNEIVWRNFSTDTWVTFKVFGTMPLTILFTVSQLPLLQKHALEQEAEPESAA from the coding sequence ATGGCCACGCACCAGAAGGGTAGCGTTCTCAAGCTGATTCTGGAGCTTGGACCACTCGTCACCTTCTTTGCCGTTAACGCGAAGGCAAATGACTGGGGGCTCGACGCTTTTGCCCCCTTCCAGGGCCTGAAGCCCGAGACCGTCCCGATCATGGCTGCCACCGCTGCCTTCATGCTCGCGACGGTCGTGGCGCTGTCGGTGTCGATGGTCGCCTACCGTCGCATCCCTGTCATGCCACTGGTATCGGGCGTCATCGTGATCGTGTTCGGCGGTCTGACGCTCTACCTGCAGAACGACACGTTCATCAAAATGAAGCCGACGATCGTGAACCTCGTGTTCGCGACGACGCTCCTCGTCGGGCTCTACCTCTTCAAGCGGCCGCTGCTCGCCATCGTGTTCGACAGCGTGTTCCAGATCGACAACGAGGGATGGTGGAAGCTCACGCTGCGCTGGGGGCTTTTCTTCCTCGTCCTGGCGGCGTTGAACGAGATCGTGTGGCGCAATTTCTCGACCGACACCTGGGTCACCTTCAAGGTGTTCGGCACCATGCCGCTGACGATCCTCTTCACCGTCAGCCAGCTCCCGCTGCTGCAGAAGCATGCACTGGAGCAGGAGGCGGAACCGGAATCAGCGGCCTGA
- a CDS encoding DUF1192 domain-containing protein, translating into MDLDDEPRPPRRAHALGDSLDRMSVRDLEELKAACRAEIDRIDREIVSKDRSREAAASVFKF; encoded by the coding sequence ATGGATCTGGACGACGAACCGCGTCCACCGCGCAGGGCCCATGCCCTGGGTGACAGCCTGGACCGCATGTCGGTGCGTGATCTTGAGGAGCTGAAGGCGGCCTGTCGGGCCGAGATCGACCGGATCGACCGGGAGATCGTGTCCAAGGACCGCTCGCGGGAAGCGGCGGCGAGCGTCTTCAAGTTCTAG
- a CDS encoding NAD(P)H-quinone oxidoreductase, whose amino-acid sequence MSIPTTMRAVTAPSPGGPDVLEVGEFAVPKVESGEILIKVEAAGVNRPDCLQRAGNYPPPPGAGPILGLEVAGEVVHTGGAATRFAVGDKVMALVVAGGYAEYVAVPETTALPIPDGLSMEEAAGIPETYFTVWSNVFDRGGLRAGETFLVHGGTSGIGTTAIQLAKAFGATVITTAGSDEKCAACLELGADRAINYQKEDFVAAIKDFAPGGVHLTLDMVGGDYVVKNWKVAAVEGRIVQIATLNGPSEANFSLLMMKRLVHTGSTLRAREVPFKAEIARKLEDEVFPLFADGRTRVVMDRTFPLGEAAEAHRRMEGSSHIGKIVLVP is encoded by the coding sequence ATGTCGATCCCCACCACCATGCGCGCAGTGACCGCACCGTCCCCCGGCGGTCCCGATGTCCTGGAGGTCGGCGAATTCGCGGTGCCGAAGGTCGAGAGCGGGGAGATCCTCATCAAGGTGGAGGCGGCCGGCGTGAACCGGCCGGACTGTCTGCAGCGCGCCGGGAACTACCCGCCGCCCCCCGGGGCCGGCCCGATCCTCGGCCTCGAGGTTGCCGGCGAGGTCGTCCACACCGGCGGGGCCGCGACGCGCTTTGCCGTCGGCGACAAGGTGATGGCGCTGGTGGTGGCCGGCGGCTACGCGGAGTATGTCGCGGTCCCGGAGACGACGGCGCTCCCGATCCCGGACGGCCTCTCGATGGAGGAGGCCGCGGGCATTCCCGAGACGTACTTCACTGTCTGGAGCAACGTGTTCGACCGCGGCGGCCTCAGGGCGGGCGAGACCTTCCTCGTCCACGGCGGCACGTCGGGGATCGGCACCACGGCGATCCAGCTCGCCAAGGCGTTCGGCGCGACGGTGATCACCACGGCCGGGTCGGACGAGAAGTGCGCCGCCTGCCTCGAGCTCGGCGCCGACCGGGCGATCAACTACCAGAAGGAGGACTTCGTCGCCGCCATCAAGGACTTCGCCCCCGGCGGCGTGCACCTGACCCTCGACATGGTCGGCGGCGACTATGTCGTGAAGAACTGGAAGGTGGCCGCCGTCGAGGGGCGCATCGTCCAGATCGCGACCCTGAACGGTCCCTCCGAGGCGAACTTCTCGCTCCTGATGATGAAGCGCCTCGTCCATACCGGCTCGACGCTGCGGGCGCGCGAGGTGCCGTTCAAGGCCGAGATCGCGCGCAAGCTGGAGGACGAGGTCTTCCCGCTCTTCGCCGACGGCCGCACCAGGGTGGTGATGGACCGGACCTTCCCCCTCGGCGAGGCCGCCGAGGCGCACCGGCGGATGGAGGGGTCCAGTCACATCGGCAAGATCGTGCTGGTGCCCTAG